The Rosa chinensis cultivar Old Blush chromosome 7, RchiOBHm-V2, whole genome shotgun sequence DNA segment GCAGTAGAAATATGTTCATAACCAATGGCTGTGCAAAGAAGTTTTATGCTTAAGAGATACTGGTAAAAATAGATAATAAAACTGATGTCTACTGTCTGATGCAAAATTGAAGGCATTACTACCCTTTGTGTTTGCTACCCTGGTCTCAGTTAAAATATCTTCTGTACCATTTCACTTCAGCAGCCCATAGAACAGCAGCAAGGCAAAGTCATTCTTTTCATGGTTTGGCAGGTTTCTCGATAGGTTTCTGGAAGTATGTTACGCTTTGCTTGGATTTTGTAGGGGCCTTAGAATGTATGGTTGCAAGAGCAAGGATGTAGACCAGGTCAAGTAGGGGAGCCCCTAGGCATCACCAAGGGCGTAGTTGCAAaacgagttttttttttttttttttttttttgtgacccAAGAATCCCCAGGAATCTGTAGTGTCCTTCCAAACTATCAATTAAACTGCTTCTACATGACCCAAGAATGGTTGAATGACTAACCTAGTTTGTTCAATGTGAATCCAGAAGATCCGACTGTGTAAGCGTTAAAGGTCACTCTTTACCACCCATTTGGCACTTAAACCCTTTTGTTTTCATCTCCTGGGTTTCGCTATAAAACTCACCTCAAGTTTCGTCAGTTCCTCACATTCACTCAAAGTACTCTGTTTTCGTTACTCTGCTTTCACGTACTTCCCTTGTTTTACTAAAATGGCTAAATTTCTAAGCATTTTCACAATGAGAAACTTGCTTGTGCTGTCTCTGGCGCTCAATCTGAACTTGAGTATGAGGGTATTTGTTGATGGTGAGAAACAGGGCTTCTTCTTTGTGGAGCAGAGAGGTCTATCAATGGCTGCAGACACGGAAGATCACGCAACCCAGAGGACCTTTCTGTCGGTTTCTTCTTCGTCTGGTCAAGAAGGCAGTACATTCAATTCAATACTCtgttcctttctctctccttttcaATTGTGCATAATCAATTTCCACCATTGACGTTTCTTCAAGTATCATTTACCGTCTTGTCAGTCTCGGCCAGCCTGTGTATATTGTCATTTCCATTGTCTTCAAGTTTTTGCGCACTCCAAATTTGAAGCTTTACTCTTTGCACTGTTCTTGCTTGAGATTTTCCATGGTGCAACTTAGAGTTGAGCAATGGGGTTAATAAACAAAGCTTCAAAATTTGAAGTCCCCCAGATGCATGTTTTTTTGGGTAAACCAAGGGAACCCAAACCCTTGGTGCATGTTAGCACAAGGCATAAACTACGCCTTAGATGTACTTGAGCATGTGGCCTTTTCTTTTAGAAATGTATAACACCTAGTCATAGATTTCTTGATGGAAGTGTATTTTACCTCAATGTCTCCATGCATTTTCAGAATCTCAATTTGCTGTCTTGGAGATAGACGCAACCCCGAGCAACTCCGATGGTTTTATGACAAGAGTGGGAGATACACAGTGCGTTCAGGACTTCAGTGTGTAGAGTGTCTTTGCAGCGGAGATACACAGTGGAGTTGTTTGCCTTTTTGGCTTGGCTTTTATGGAGTGAACGTAACAGGTGGCATGGCAATAAATTATCAAAACCTTTTAAGCCATGCAGCAATTCTTCTCAAATTGACGAGTCTCCTGGAGACATTTTTAAAGAAGCTAACGCCAAAACAAGAGACAAAAAAGTGACCGAAATTGCAGGTGGTGCCCTCCAACAGCTGGTTTCTACAATCTAAATACAGATGATGACATGAACACATTAGCAGAACAAAATCACAAGATTACATGTCCAGCACAAGACAATATTGGGAGACAACTCGTGCTCTCTCACCCAAATACAATAGACAAAGTTTGTTGCTACAATATATTGAACTGCACATCTGTCAACTCTCTTAACATTCACATGTGATCTTATTGTATGATAGCAGCTAGGCCTTCTCACAATTGTAGTATAAATGTATGTGTTCTCTTCTGTAATCATCACTCCAATCAAGCAAATATCATTTCTCTTTAGAtgaattcttgatcttgcaagtaAAAGGAGTGGCTTTGGGTTGGAGATCAGGAATGAATTGGGAGAATTAATGGGTGCTTTTGCAAAGTCAATTGCTAGTCTTCTCTCCTCTCTTGCAGCCTTACTGCTGCACTAAAACCGGCCATTGGTTTTGCTCATGATATGAATTTATTCCCTCGGGAAGTTGAAGTTGATAGTACCTAAATTGGTTACCTCACCTACCACTAGCTGGGCAGAAGAAGGAGCCTTAATGCACGCAGTTGTTATCATCTCAGTTCGTTCCCAGCCTAGCTAGGGAATGCAATATAGTTGCTCATTAAATAGCAATACACACTGTAAAAGAGAATTCTACCTTCTCTTGTATTGAAGTTGGGCCAGCATGGCTTATGGAATTGTTAGACAGTCATTCCTCTGTTTGTAACCCTTCCATTTAATCAATGAAAGGTTACTGAAATTGATTATATGTTGCTATATTTTTTGTCCCCCTGTCTCGAGTCCTTTTTTATCCTTCCCTGCACATATGTTCATGCATGTGCCCATTTGCTTTCGATTTTCATATAAAAATGACTCAAGTATGCTCTGGTACTTTCAAGTCAACTCTATAACACTTATGCTTGTCTACTTATTCTTCCTTCATTGTTCTGCCTTCTGTGAGGAATCTACCTTAAAACTAGGATCAATCGTGTTCATATCGCAAGAGATCATATTCATCATATGCAAATGAATACTACACTCTTGAGACCTTCAAAAAGGAGATCCACAAGCCACAAATGACCGTCGGATTAGAACTGAAAGCATGTCGTATTACATGATCTAGGGATATTAGTGCAAGAAAAGTTTAGAAATGCTCGTTTCTTCTTTCACTTCTTTAATTATAAAGCAATCCGTTATTAGTTAATAGGATTCTGAATTGCCTCATACAAGTTTAGGCCAGCTGATGTTCATGAGACTTGGAAAACACTGCAAGctatgattgattgattttcacacatttttatgttttaattCTCAAATATTGCATCCAAGTCCAGATTAATCATGCGAGAAAGACTAAATAGGCATCAAGTATCAACTGGAGATCGATATAAGTTATAAAAGCTATCAACAAACCACTAATAGTAAAAGCTCATTCATTCACAAGTGAAAGGACTACAAACATTGAACCCACAAATATTATTATTCCCACACGACAAAAGCATTACAACTAAAAACATATCGAGCAAACTAATGTACCCATATCGCATCAGGGGATGAAAGTgcactaaaaaaaaattgccttTACAGTATGTTAACATGGAAATAAACTATCGGAGTCTAACTAAAGGATATATCTCCAACGGGAAGCTGTTGAACAAAAGAATTTGAATCATCACCCCGTGGCTTGGTCTTGCTTCTGCTTTCTCCAGAAAGATTTGATTACTGAAATCAAAGGACTTTGCACAATCGAACCAACTAACAGTCTCACCTTCAGACCAGCTGGGGTGGGGTTATCTTATTTTCCTTGAAATTGTTGAGGCTTTTGGTAAGCATCAGAGCAGTAGCATAACACTCGTCCTGAGGAATTTCGAAGCTTCAAGTCAGTAGCAGTATGAGTAGTTGATGACATCAATTTGTTTCTGAAGGCAAAACCTTTTCACCAACGATGAGTCTCACTATTGGATTCAGCTTTTGTTGGCTACTTTTCTTTGTCCTGTAATCGTTAAGCAATTTGACAAGAATGGCCATTTGTGAAGGAGGTAAGAGCCTTGTGAGCACGGTCAACAGCAGAGGAACATCAACTATTTGAGTAGCTGTCATTCTCTAAAAGCAGCAATAGCATTAGTACTAGCAGTTCTCCTCTAAATAAACACACTAGTTAAGGCGCTCCCTGTGTAGATGTTGGATAATCCTTCATGAAAGGAAAGGCCTTGAAGCTTACAACATAAGTAGGAAAAAGTGGGAGTTCATGAAAGCAACATATAATACCTTAGCTATATGGTAAAAATGCTAGTTGTATCAAAAGCTAAATTTTCAACCAAGAGGTAGTTGTCAAACAAGTAAATCTTAGTAGTAAACCTATTACCAATTATTTCCAAAATGAACTTTACAGAACATACCAAATGAACATTACGAAATGATATGCACGAAACATAGTTTGTGACTAGATAGCAACAGAACAAAACCATACATGGTCACTAACCTCTTGACGAATTGTTTCCAAACAGTTGTAACACATCCCTCACATCTACACCAGAAGGATTTATGGCTAGTTCATCACAGAAGATACGGTTGATTACGTTCAGCACTTCAAGAAGTGCTGCAAGATATCCACATTCATCAGTCTTTAACTCAGCATAAGACTTGCATTTAGGTAGGCCCATTTTGTGCCTAAAGAAACAATACTTCTCGACAAGGATTAGATTGTCCCGGCTTTCCTTTGTCCATGCCGCTTCTGTATCATCAAGAATCAAAACATTAGAATAATTGCAGCCAACCACAGCATCCAGACTCTTATATCTCCCCACGATTCCGTGATCCTCGCAGGATATTACTCTAGAACTGGAAGGGAAATACTCCTTCCTAGGATCAAGCAGGGCAGCCATTAGACCCGCATAGTACCGGTTACCCTTTGTGTATATATACAGCTCAAACATCTTGCTGGCTTCATCCAAGAATCTCCAGACAAAGGGCCTGAGCTTGGTGATCACAGTTTCAAGCACGAACACATCTCGATGAGGATGGGTTCCGATCTTGAGATAGTCTTCTTCAGGTGTCAGATTACAGAGTTGAGTGGTGTGGAGGAGTGTGTGATCCAGATCAAGAACCAAGTGGAGCTTTCTGGAGTTGGAATTGAAACTCAGTGCTCTGGCAAAATTAGGGTTAGAACAACATTTTGAAACTTGAAAAGAAGAAGCTTTTGGAAATGAAACATTACCATTGACATCCAGATTTTCCTGAAACAACGTTGGTTTTGCCATCTCCGGCGAGTCGAGAGTCGAATTGAAACCTCGGATCGAGACAGAAAGGGAGAGAGGGATttaggaaagagagagagagagagagacagagagagagctATAAAGGAGTAGAATATACGCGGTTCAATACGCGTGGAGTAGAATATACGCGTTTTGATTACTGTATAAAGCGTGTTTTATACAAAaagcttaaaaataaaaaataaatataaagttttttttttttttttcaaaaattattgaaCTTAAAATGAGGTTAAATTGCTATTGGAcgtggtttttattttattttttttaaggtaCTTACCAAAAAcctcaaaataaattaaagttaTTCCACTTATtctaacaacatatttttattctcactaacccaaaTTAGAGTATAATGACCAGTCTACCCTCAATCTAATTAAATAACTACATCAATGccactctctctcatctctcgatcacacacactctctctctctctcacgatTTGGCCACAACCCATTCGGCGGTCGTAGGAAACGAAGACAACAATGAGATCGTGCAGAAGTCCCAGCAGAAGTTCGAAACGGATCTTCAAATTTCGCCGACAAAGAAGGCGAGGATGTGAGTGATGGTCGAGATCGACCTCCTCGGCGGTCCAGAACGACCTCAATGGAGAAGAAGGTTTCCATCCCCTTGGGTCCTTGCCCTccggtatctctctctctctgccatgaAAGCTATGTCTCTCTCTCCTCGTCGAACTCAGTCCTGGTGCCATCTagtttctccctctctctctctctctccaatctcCAGTTCCTGCGGAGGAGCACTCTGCCTTCTTCCTCTTGCTACTCCAGCAATGAGCTCGACGACGTCTCTGGCTGAAGACGCTGCTTCTGGATCTGGACCAAGACACTAAACGACATCTCCGGCTGAAGACGACTTCTGGTCTTGAGTCTCACGCTTGAACTCCGATAGGGTGCCCAAatcttttctctgggtgcctaaatcaaatttttttttttaagttatgggacagaaggaaagaaaaaagaagttttgaatgtctattgggggggggggggggggggggaattgacgtctattggggggcaatagacgtctattggagagcACTAGACCtattgaattgatataatctcttcatttttttttctttaatcaaagttttatttgtctaattttaggaagattagttctcattccggcaactaaaagttctattagggagcaatagacgtctattagggggcaatagaggtatatttcccctctattggggggtaatagatgtctattgggggcaataaactttccgatgaggttttcagaaaagtccgatgggcggcggccggtgatCAGAATCCAGCGAAAGATGGCCGAAATCCAAccgccggtgaccggattctgaCGAAAGttagccggaatccggtcaccccggtgaggttttcagaaaagtccgaTGGGCAGCGGCCAGTGACCGGAATCCACCTTCTTATATTCTATTTGGGTTTTTTCTCACACTTTCATTTGGTTCCTTTTTTGTGCCTTCTTCCATGATCTTCTTTCTATGAGAAACTCAATCTGAAATAATCACAAAagagtttaatttttttatagaaatatATCAGAACTTTGCTGACCTTGACAGTTATAAGTTGATATTTGAATGGACTTGATGAAGGCTATGTTAATCTGCAATCAAACAGTGAAAGGACTAAGATTTTTATGCACTCATGCAAGTTGCCAAAGAAAAGGCAGCTTGCATTTTCCCTTCATTGTAGTTTATGGCACTACTTTTTCCTTGAGcagacatcaaaatcaagcaATGAATTTACCTTAGAGAATCACTTTACAACTAACTTCCTTACCTGCATAAGatgaagaaagaaggaagaagaagaggaaataaCTACTTCTGTCAAAGAGTTTTGAGATTCAATGAATTGTTCTTTGCTTCATTTCAACAATTATCctattaaaattgaaaattttgtgaACAAAAATGAGTAAAGATCGATTAGACCATGATGGTATAAAGAACTTGGAAAACAATTAATCAATATAGAAAAAGGTACTAACAAAAGAATGAGATAAGTTTATCCATCCCACTCTGTTTTCTTCACTCTTTAACTAAAGAGAACTTAGTTAAACAAAGCCATCAAATATAAGACACCAGGACTACAATTTAATTGCATACTGAGTGGGATTGGATAAGAACTGTAAAttctaaaaaattaaataagagaaaaaatattcaaaatgaAAATTGCATGCATACCAAAACCATGAGATAAGTTTCATTTGTGGTAATTGCTGGACGCCAATTCGTTTTGGTCTTCTGTGCAAACTGTAAAATGTGTTCTCTTTTGTTATTTTCCGTTTCCTTTTCCTTTCATTTGTCTATGTACTCGATGCTTGATTGCTTGTTCATAGCGATACCCAATTGTAATTGACACCCAAAATCAACATGTAAATACAATCCAATGGAATAAAAACAACAGaaaaacctaaacaaattgTCAGCGTTGATGGTTTTCCACTCTGGCACTTGGTGCTGTAACTAAACATGAAAACCTAGCAAAGGAGAAAAATTCTTCAACGAcccataaagaaaaagaaaaaaaagaaaggaaaaaaaaaggtgtttGTGTTCCGTAGACACTGTCACACGTAAGaacagttataaaaaaaaaacaaaaacacaacacACAGAGATTTGGAGCAATCAATGGCTTAATGAATTTTATCGAAAAAAAATCATACCTTAATGAAGAGAGAACAGTAGGAACGCATAAATTAATTGGAACGCAAGATCAAAGGAACGACTTACCTTACTTGAATGAAGATTCAAAGAACGTGTAGGGTATCTCCTGTGTTGATAAACCCATTCCTCTTGAATTTGGGTATCTCGAAAAGTTTGTCAATTAGAAAAATGATCAATTATGAGGAATCGAAAATGGCAAAAACTAAACCTGATAGAACCTCCTTTGATCCGGCTTTAATGTCATAATTTCATCGATCTTCCTGTGTTGCAGTGAAGCAAGTATGCCTACGGGAGAGATTAAACACAATAAAGGAAGAAAGTGTtattggaaaaaagaaattgagtTCGAGTGGGAGTTAGtaacttcttttcttcctcaAAACGTGGCCGTGGGTTTACTGCTAACTGTAAGAGGGAGTTGTGCATTTCTCTTTTTACCCTTTATGTATAAAATTTCTAACGATAAGTAATTTAATAAACCAAGGGCAAAATTAGGGTGAGAAGAACAATTTGaaacatgaaaagaagaaggaaatgaaAGATTACCATTGAGATCAAAATTTTCCTTCTCCTGAAACAACATTGGTTGAGACAGAGTTGCCATCTTCAGCGAGTCGCTCCTGAATTCAAATGCGGGCAAAAGAAATAAACCCTAGAATTGAATCAAGTAGGCAAAGAATTGAGAGTGGAATTGAAACCCTAGGAGATCGAGACAGCAAGGGAGAGCGAAGTCACAATATAAAAAGTGTAAATGGCTATAAGGACTATTTTTTGAGAATACACGTATATGTTACGCAGTGGTATACGCGTGAGGCTGTAAGGACTAGAGTACGCGTATGGTATACACGTGAGGCTGTAAGGACTAGAGTACGCATATATGTTATGCAGTGGTATATGCGTTTAACACAAAAAGCATGAAAAATatacttttaaaaaaatatatatattaaactttttttttttttttcaaatgcaGGCAAAAGAAATAAACCCTAGAATCGAATCAAGTAGGCAAAGAATTGAGAGTggaattgaaaccctagaagatGAAGACAGAAAGGGAGAGGGAAAGCACAATTGATttaggaaagagagagagagagagagccaagTCAGCTAACGGCTATATAAGGAGTAGAATAGACGCGTAGGTGTTACACGGTTGAATACGCGTTATCGTAACTGTATAAGCGTGTTTTATACAAAaaacgtaaaaaaaaaaaaaaaaaatttatctccCCACGATTAGATTGTCCCGGCTTTCCTTTGTCCATGCTGCTTCTGTATCATCAAGAATCAAAACATTAGAATAATTGCAGCCAACCACATCATCCAGACTCTTATATCTCCCCACGATTCCGTGATCCTCGCAGGATATGACTCTAGAACTG contains these protein-coding regions:
- the LOC112179532 gene encoding RNA polymerase II C-terminal domain phosphatase-like 4 isoform X2; this encodes MAKPTLFQENLDVNGNVSFPKASSFQVSKCCSNPNFARALSFNSNSRKLHLVLDLDHTLLHTTQLCNLTPEEDYLKIGTHPHRDVFVLETVITKLRPFVWRFLDEASKMFELYIYTKGNRYYAGLMAALLDPRKEYFPSSSRVISCEDHGIVGRYKSLDAVVGCNYSNVLILDDTEAAWTKESRDNLILVEKYCFFRHKMGLPKCKSYAELKTDECGYLAALLEVLNVINRIFCDELAINPSGVDVRDVLQLFGNNSSRENDSYSNS
- the LOC112179532 gene encoding RNA polymerase II C-terminal domain phosphatase-like 4 isoform X1 encodes the protein MAKPTLFQENLDVNGNVSFPKASSFQVSKCCSNPNFARALSFNSNSRKLHLVLDLDHTLLHTTQLCNLTPEEDYLKIGTHPHRDVFVLETVITKLRPFVWRFLDEASKMFELYIYTKGNRYYAGLMAALLDPRKEYFPSSSRVISCEDHGIVGRYKSLDAVVGCNYSNVLILDDTEAAWTKESRDNLILVEKYCFFRHKMGLPKCKSYAELKTDECGYLAALLEVLNVINRIFCDELAINPSGVDVRDVLQLFGNNSSRGLSNIYTGSALTSVFI